The sequence CGGCTGCCAGGGGGACGGCGAGAAGGGCGCCGACGATGCCCGCGGTGATCGAACCGACGGCGATGGCGATGACGACGCCGAGGGGATGGATAGCGACGGCGTGGCCCATGAGGACCGGCTGCAGGAAGTGCGCCTCGATCTGCTGGACCAGGATCACCACGCCGAGCGCGATCAGCGCCTTGACCGGTCCGACCGTCACCAGCGCGACGAGCACCGCGATCGCGCCCGACAGCGTGGCGCCGACCATCGGGATGAACGCCGTCAGGAACACCAGCGCCGCCAGCGGAAGGAACAGCGGGACCTGCAGGATCGCCAGGCCCAGGCCGATGCCGACCGCGTCCACCATCGCGACCAGTGCGGTCGCCTTCACGTAGCCGCCGAGCGTCTCCCAGGACCGGTGCGCCGCACCGTTGATCGAGCCCATCGACTGGTCGGGGACGAACCGCAGGACCCACTGCCAGATCTTCGCGCCGTCCTTGAGGAAGAAGAACAGGATGAACAGCGTCAGCAGGAAGCCGGCGATGACGTGTGCGGCGGACGTCGCGGTGGTCAGCGCCCCGGACGTGATCTTGTCGGTGTTGTCGCCGATCCACTGCTGCGCCTTCTCCAGCCACGAGTTGAGCTGCGCGTCGGTGATGTGCAGGGAGCTGCTGGCCAGCCAGTCCTTGATCTGGTCGATGCCGCCCTGCGACTGCTTGGCCAGCTCGGGCGCCCCCTTGACGAACTGCTGCACGATCAGGCTGATCAGGCCGAGCACGACCACCAGCCCACCGACGAACACCAGGGGTGCCGCCAGCCCCGGCTTCATGCCCTTGCGCACCATCCAGTTGCGGACCGGCGTCAGCAGCGCGGACAGCAGCAGCGCGATCGCGAGGGGGATCGTGACGGTCGCGAGGAAGCCGACGATCTTCGCGAACACCCACACGGCGGCGATGACGAGCAGGAACCGCCAGGACCATGAGGCGAAGGCGGACATGCTGGGGGTGACGAGGTCGGAGGAGCGGCTCGGCCAGGGCAGCCGTGGCCGGAACGGAGCCGCCGCATGCGCCTCCTGCGCCGGGTCGGCCGGCGCGCCGGCGTCGATGCTGGGTGAGGTGTCGCTCGATCGGGAAACCACGAATCCTGGCCAATCAGTTGAATCGGGCGGGCGTTGCTTGCCGAGGCCGAGTCTAGGTGGCCCGCGGCCCGCGCCGGGCGAAGTTCCCGGTCCGGGCAGGTGTCCCGCTGTCGCGGCGGTCGCCGCCGGTCGGCCGGCAGACCCGGGGCGTCGTCCCGACGGCGCGCGGAATTTGCCAGAATGAACGAGCCGAAACCGCGGTGCACGCCGCGTCGCACGATCCGCTAGGAGCCCCATGCCGCTGCCCACCCAGCCCCTGTCGCCGCTCGACGGCCGTTACCAGGCTCAGGTCGGCGGCCTCGCCGAGCACCTGTCCGAAGCGGGCCTGAACCGGGCCCGAGTCCACGTCGAGGTCGAGTGGTTGCTGTGGTGCGCGCAGCACGGGCTGTTCGGCGCGCCGTCGATCGAGCAGGCGGACGCCGACGCGCTGCGGCAGTGGGCCCGCGAGTTCGGCGCCGCGGAGATCGAGTGGCTCGCCGCGAAAGAAGCCGTCACCCGCCATGACGTGAAGGCGGTGGAGTACCTCGTCCGCGACCGGCTGGCGCAGCAGGGACTCGAGCGGCTCTCCGAGGCGGTGCACATCGCCTGCACCAGCGAGGACATCAACAACCTGTCGTACGCGCTGAACATCCGCGCCGCGGTCCACGAGGTCTGGATGCCGGCGTTCCGGGCGGTCGTCGACCAGCTCCGTGAGCTGGCCGTCACCCACCGGGACCGTCCGATGCTGTCGCTCACCCACGGCCAGCCGGCCACGCCCACCACGCTCGGCAAGGAGATGGCGGTCGTGGCCTGGCGCCTCGAGCGCCAGGCGCGCCGGGTCGAGTCCGCGGAGGTCCTGGGCAAGTTCGCGGGGGCGACCGGCACCTTCTCGGCGCACGTCGTGGCCGAGCCGTCCGCCGACTGGCCGCAGGTCGCGGAAGGATTCGTCTCCTCGCTGGGTCTGACCTGGAACCCGCTGACGA is a genomic window of Cumulibacter manganitolerans containing:
- a CDS encoding AI-2E family transporter — translated: MVSRSSDTSPSIDAGAPADPAQEAHAAAPFRPRLPWPSRSSDLVTPSMSAFASWSWRFLLVIAAVWVFAKIVGFLATVTIPLAIALLLSALLTPVRNWMVRKGMKPGLAAPLVFVGGLVVVLGLISLIVQQFVKGAPELAKQSQGGIDQIKDWLASSSLHITDAQLNSWLEKAQQWIGDNTDKITSGALTTATSAAHVIAGFLLTLFILFFFLKDGAKIWQWVLRFVPDQSMGSINGAAHRSWETLGGYVKATALVAMVDAVGIGLGLAILQVPLFLPLAALVFLTAFIPMVGATLSGAIAVLVALVTVGPVKALIALGVVILVQQIEAHFLQPVLMGHAVAIHPLGVVIAIAVGSITAGIVGALLAVPLAAALNAAFSYLYQKAPDPEPELEATEQADPKATTER
- the purB gene encoding adenylosuccinate lyase, which encodes MPLPTQPLSPLDGRYQAQVGGLAEHLSEAGLNRARVHVEVEWLLWCAQHGLFGAPSIEQADADALRQWAREFGAAEIEWLAAKEAVTRHDVKAVEYLVRDRLAQQGLERLSEAVHIACTSEDINNLSYALNIRAAVHEVWMPAFRAVVDQLRELAVTHRDRPMLSLTHGQPATPTTLGKEMAVVAWRLERQARRVESAEVLGKFAGATGTFSAHVVAEPSADWPQVAEGFVSSLGLTWNPLTTQIESHDWQAELFGAISHAGRILHNLATDVWTYIMLGTFTQIPVAGATGSSTMPHKINPIRFENAEANLEIASALLDSLSATLVTSRLQRDLTDSSTQRNIGVALGHSVLALDNLRRGLGEIAVSDAALDAALDGNWEVLAEAVQTVIRAEVLAGRSSIADPYAQLKELTRGHRIGAEELAAFVDGLDISDEAKQRLRRLTPATYTGVAADLVDRLDRR